From Cucumis melo cultivar AY chromosome 1, USDA_Cmelo_AY_1.0, whole genome shotgun sequence, a single genomic window includes:
- the LOC103492654 gene encoding uncharacterized protein LOC103492654, whose amino-acid sequence MLLEFGSAMETLVIVEQYRDEFCYRVKPLESSRFGNVTIKDHNRLRFRPTPLEISSIPVYYFSSPKTPPPFAPIPINGKICVDESIDFDEHCCYKRLSFPELWAGPTYSNSPPASSLPIPKFSIRGNRTVSLESPTNSVEKVHQIVKSAPPSPTRGNTHPSSREPCHCADSATRTLRRILNLDVNSE is encoded by the coding sequence ATGCTTTTGGAGTTTGGTTCTGCTATGGAAACATTGGTGATTGTAGAACAGTACAGAGATGAGTTTTGTTATCGGGTCAAACCTTTAGAATCGAGTCGATTTGGGAATGTGACGATTAAAGATCATAATCGATTGAGATTTCGCCCTACCCCATTGGAGATTTCTTCAATTcctgtttattatttttcttcccCCAAAACACCACCCCCTTTTGCTCCGATTCCGATTAATGGAAAAATTTGTGTTGACGAGAGCATTGATTTTGATGAACATTGCTGTTATAAGAGACTATCTTTTCCTGAGCTTTGGGCTGGACCAACTTACTCAAATTCACCCCCTGCAAGTTCATTGCCAATCCCCAAATTTTCAATCCGAGGAAATAGAACAGTATCACTCGAATCACCCACAAATTCAGTTGAAAAAGTTCACCAAATTGTGAAATCTGCACCACCATCCCCAACTAGGGGCAATACTCATCCTTCTTCAAGAGAGCCATGTCATTGTGCTGATTCTGCTACAAGAACACTTAGACGAATCCTTAACCTTGATGTTAACTCTGAGTGA